From the genome of Streptomyces sp. NBC_01317, one region includes:
- a CDS encoding DUF6243 family protein, protein MTVSKNINNPVGMGGGQRKKLSRTERQNNGPHRNLDRQGAADQKAELVRKMREKAGAGEGAGEAGDNTARS, encoded by the coding sequence ATCAACAACCCCGTGGGCATGGGCGGCGGCCAGCGCAAGAAGCTGTCCCGCACCGAACGGCAGAACAACGGTCCGCACCGGAACCTCGACCGCCAGGGCGCGGCCGACCAGAAGGCGGAGCTGGTGCGCAAGATGCGCGAGAAGGCGGGCGCGGGCGAGGGGGCCGGGGAGGCGGGCGACAACACCGCGCGGAGCTGA